The nucleotide window AGGGCGCCCTCCTGCACCATGCCCTGCATAGCTGTGGTAGCCCCGTCCACGGACAGAGTAGGGTAGGCCAGGCCCATGATGCCATCAAACTGAGCATAGACGAAATTGGTACCAGGCTCATTCTCACTCAAGCCGAACTCCTGGTTGGGGACCTGGATGCTCTGGACCTAATGGGGACACAAACGAGGGGAGGTGACAAGTCTGACTCCACTCACCTCCCCCAGGTTTCCCTAGAGACTCCTCAAGCCTCTGTTCATCCCTTCCTCACCTCTGCCccctacttttttgtttgttttggttttttggtttgtttgtttgttttttgagacagagtctcaccctgccactaggctggagtgcagtgacacgatctcggctcgcagcaacctctgcctccctggttctagagattctcctgcctcagcctcctgagtagctgggattacaggcacacaccaccacgcccagctaattttttgtacttttagtagagacagggtttcaccatgttggccaggatggtctcgatctcttgacctcgtgatctgccagcctcagcttcccaaagtgctgggattacaggcgtgagccaccgctcctggccaccTCTGCCCCTTTTTGACAGGTGTTGCAGGAGCCACCTCTCCTGCATAGCTTTCCTTGACTGCCACAGCTCACCTCCTCACCCATCTCCTTCTTCTCTGAGCTCCCCAGGCCTTATGCTTCTTAAGGAAAAGGACCATGTCCCTCTTGTTCAGTATGgtgccccagtgcctggcacatggtggccACCAGTGAGTGTTGGGGGAGTGACTGAATGGACCCGTCTTGTCCTGCCTTCCTGTCCTGCACACCAGAACACCAGCATTCCACTGTGTTTCAGGGGACTCCATCTAACTGTCCCCTCCAGCTTACAGctcacagcctcagcctccacttcccatgCCAACTCACAGTCAGGGTGTCGTAGCCAAAGAAGCCGGTGAGGCTGCCGCTGCCATACTGCAGGGAGAAGGTCTGCCCATTGGTGGAGTAGGTGGAGGACTCGCTGGGGTTGAAGCGGGAGTGACTGGCTGCAGGGAAGTCAGGGCATGGGGAGTCAGGCTGGCTGGGGCGAGGCTGCTCAGCTCTCAGGCGTGCTGGGTTCCCACCTCAGCTCAGGCTGCGCTCACATCCTGGGACCTCAGCATCCCTGGTTGCCAAGTCAAGGGGTGGCATTGGAAGGTCCATGGGAGCTGGCCAGCCTTGGCCCCAAAGCCCCTTCTGACTTACAGAATCTTCGGATGCCTCAGGACTGTGGCCTCCCTGTGGTCAGGGCTGCAGAGAACCCAGCTCTGAGTCCCTGGCCCCCAGCAGAGCACCTGGCTCACAGCACTGCCGAGTAATTACTCATCAGATGAAAAAGCGAATGGGCCTGCACGACATCCCAGCATTCCCCCCAGCCCTCTAGGGCATCCCCAAGTGCCCCCCACCTTCACTCATCAAGAAGTCAGTCATAGCATAGAGTGGGGCCATCAAGGGACCTTTGGGCCAAAGGTGTCAGGACCCAAACCCCAAGGCTTCAGCAGGGACCAAGGCAACCTTAAGAAAGCACACACTGCGTATCTCCCAAAACCACTATAATATGGAGCCCACATCCTATATTGTTCTATTGTGTCTCTTGGAGACACTCAGTGAGAACTTAGTAAATACTGGGGTGGAGCAGAATAGAATGGAGTAGAATGGAGTGGGATGGAATAGACTGAAAATTAGTCACGTTGAATGGAATGGCACTGCCCAGAGTAAAGAGAATGGGGACAGTGGAATAAAAGGGAGTGGGGGGTTAGGGGCTGGTATAAGCAAAGGGATACATATTGGCAGGGAAGGCAAAGGGGCCATCCAGCTGCAGGACCAGCATCTTTCCTCTGGCTTGGGCATGCTGTGTGGCCCTGCACATGTCCCTGGTCCTTCCCAGGACTGAGTTCCCCTCAGTCCTGAGCTCCCTCTGGAAGTTTGGCCTTCCCCAGAGAGTATCAGTGCCTTGCCCTGCCCGCCGCCCCTCTCTGCCCAGCCCAGCACTCACTGCAGGCCTGGCTCTGGCAGTAGACAGAGGGCACCCACAAGTTGGAGGAGCCGGTGTCAAAAAGGACCAGGAAGTTCTGGGGTGGAGTCCCGATGCTGATCTCACCAAAGTAGGCAGCCTGGGGGCCATCGAGCAGGCTGTTAGTTCCAGAGGGATGCAGGGGCCCCAGGCTTCTCCATGGGCAGAGGAGTGAAGGGACCTGccccttccctccagcccacACCAGAGAGAAGGTTACCCCCAGGAAGGGTCAGGACTCACATCCATGTAGGCCATGGGCTCGTAGGACACGCTGAGGTCACCAAAGTGGTACTTCCAAGCAGGATCATACTTGTGTGTCCTCAGGAACTCCCCCAGCAAGCCCTTCTCCTTCATGGTCTCACGGATAGACTTAAATTTCTTCAGGGGCACTCTACAGAAGGGTTGTGTTTGAGGCTaggccctccctccttcctctcttcccagtcctctctttctctctctccttctcttaaCTGCATGCTTCAATGTCCCTGCCACTCTGTTCCCTCttgtctatttgtgtgtgtgtctttctctctctcagcctttttctgtgtgtgtgtgtgtgtgtgtgtttcttcctccctttgcctcttcccctctttcttccAAAGCTCTTCTCAGCACTCGCTCTAAGATTCAGAAAACCATTCATTTCACCCATCCATGCATGCCCTCCTCACCCCATCTCAAGGGTCCTCCTATCTCCCTGGCCCTTTGCTGTCAAATATCCCATAGATTCCTCcccaggaaaggaagagggaCCTTAGGTATTGCGCTTTTCAggatatgtacttttttttttttttttttttttgagatggagtttcacttttgtcacccaggctagagtacaatggcacaatctccgctcactgcaacctccgcctcctgggttcaagagattctcctgcctcagcctcccaagtagctgagattacaggcacctgtcaccatgcccagctatttttttgtatttttagtagagacagggtttcgctatgttggccaggctggtctcgaactcctgacctcgtgacccgcctgcctaggcctcccaaagtgctggcattacaggtgtgagccaccgggcccggcccaGGATATGTactggtttttctctttttttgagacagagtttcactcttgttacccaggttggagtgcaatggtgccatctcggctccctgcaacttccgcctcccgagttcaagcgattcttctgtctcagcctcctgagtagctgggattacaggcaagggccaccatgcccagtaattttgtatttttagtagagacagggtttctctatattGGTCAATGGTCTCGCCCcgatctcaaatgatccgcccaccttggcctcccaaagtgctgggattacaggcatgagccaccgtgccaggcccaggatatgtacatttttaacatttttaagaaaagatttcaggccgggcacggtagctcacgcctgtaatcccagcactttgggaggccaaggcgggtggatcatttgaggtcaggagttcgagaccagactggccaacatggagaaaccccatctctactaaaattacaaaattagccgagcatggtggcgcatgcctgtaatcccagctactcgggaggctgaggtgggagaatcgcttgaacttgggaggcaggggttgcagtgagccgagatcgtgccattgcactccagcctgggcaacaagagcaaagttctgtttcaaataaaaaaagaagatttcaGAGATGGCAAAGTTCACCCCAGAGTTCCTTCCTATAGCGGCCCTCAGGCACCTGGCAACAGCTGGATGTGACAGAGCATGGAGCAAGGGCAACAGCACTAGCTGGGACTCAGGACACAGGGTCCTAGTTCTGTCCCAGCTGCTAATTGCATGTCCTAGGCCCCATCACTGCTCTTCTCAGGACACCAGGACCGTGGGAAGTTGGTCTGGGTGGTCTGGACCACAGATCAGCTCTGGAGTTGGAACTTAGAAATCACAGTTTCTGTCCCTCCCTATGGGCTCAGTCACCCCCTCGGCACTCTCCTTCCCAGACTTCCTTGCTACCATTGCCTGGGAGTCTCTAGGGGTCCACTCTGGCCTTGCTCTAGGTTCCAGAATTCCTGTTTAATTCCCATTTCCTGGGGACTCTACGTTCTCCAGAAATTCTCTGCTAAACCCCTTCAGCCTGAGCTATGAAAATTAATTAACCACCTCTACCAAATATGCATATTGATAGAAGTTTCTGAGAGGAGCCAGCTCTTGGCCTCAGGAAGTACTCTTGGATAGAGAAATAACAGTCAAGATGGCAGGCTGGGAGCCTTCCTGACAGCCTGTGAGCCATGCCATCTACTCCAGAGTTTTCTCCTGACCCCTCGGGTATAGAGATTTATATTTACTGTATTTCTGCTTAGATGATTTTGGCATCTGCCAGTAAATTTTCAgccttaaaacaatttttagaaatgatTCTGGATAAGATATCCCTTATCCAGAAAAGATTGCTCCCTTCTGTGGGAAGAATCCACACCTGCCATTCAGGGGCTGCTTGGGCAGTAGTCACCCCTACCATCTCTGTTTCAGGTCTATCTTTTCCTCATCAGATGGGGGAAGGGATTGTGCTTTTCCCTTTGGTGGGAAGTTTCCTGAAGGCAGGGGCTGTGTCTCCTTCCACCCATGTGTCCTGTCCAACATCAGCAAAGGGAGGCTTCCCTTCCCTTAGCAGAAGTCCCACAGTAAAGACAGGCAGGGTGTCCCCTGGCCCGGCTGCCCTTTGCAGGGCTTTAGGCTCCCACCCAGGCTCCCTGCACCAGCAGCCAGGTCCCAGACTCACTTGACCACTGCTGCCTCCAAGAgctggaggcagagcaagaccaCCACCAACCACTTCATGATGCTGGTCCCCAACTGGCCACAGAGGAAGAGCCACTCCAAGTTCTGTAGTCGCAGTGGAGTGAAGACGTGGGTACTCTTTCCTCTTTTATATGCCCAGGATTAGCCTAGTCGCTGCCCTGGGCAGCCATGCACTCAACCCAGGGTGTGCCCTGTTCTTTGTGTATCAAttgtttctgtgtatttttccttcttgagGGTGGCCGCAACAGACTTTCATCTTATTGACTTTTTAGTTCAAGCATCAGAGGCCAGGAGGTGCAAGTGATAAGAGAGAAAGTTGCTGTAAGATGGAGTGGCGAAGATTACGTCTTGTCCCCAAACCAAAGGCATAATGTGTGCATTTGGGGACGAGGGCCAGAAAAAGGTAGAGGCAGAGTGCTGGGATAGATAGGATCTATAGCCAGGGTTTCGCAACCTCAGTGCTGTTGACATTTTCGAACAAATAGTTCTTTGTTGTGGACCCCATCCTGTAtactgtagaatgtttagcagcatccctggcctctacccactcaaCATCAGGAGCAGTCCACCCATTGTGCCAACCAAATATGTCTCCAGGCACTGCTAAGTGTCTTCTGGATGGGCAAAATCATTGAGAACTTCTTGTCTTTAGGTTGTGTACTTGGAGCTTTGACTCTAAGTCCTAACTCCTAGCACCCTCAAACCCTCAGGGGAGGAGATAGGGGTGTCAGAGGGTCAGGAGGTCAGTAGCTAGGATGCTGgttatgatgatggtggtggtgagggtggTACTGATGGCAGTGTCGGGAGTTCTGGTGCTGGTGGTGGGGCTGGGATGACAATGGCTGAAGTCACAGCTATTTGAGCAGCTTCAGAGGCTTTCAAGATCAAACAGGACACTTGGAGAAATGCTTGTCATAATTCAGCAAATGCTCAGAACGCACTCATAGAGTAAGCCACACCAGCTTCTGGTTGTGCCTCTCATACCAGCCTGGATCAGAGGCCTGGAGCAGGGGCATATGAGGAGGGACAGGCCTGCACCCTGCTGCtgttcctcattctctcttctgcccCACTGCGTCCCTGCTTCTGTCTCCAGTTCTCCTAAAGTGCCTATGTCTCCCATGACCCACTCCCAAGCCCTTGTGCAGTCCCCAAGTCTGATTTATTAGTTCCTCTATCCCTCATCTTCGGACCCCACCCCTCCTCCtacttcccccaacccccaccccacttcCCAGCTCCAGCTTCCCATTGCCTGAGGTGACCTGGAGCTGGCCCAGTGCCTGCCCACCTGGCCCAGGATAGCTCTCCATTTTGGAGTGAGTGGAAAAAAATCCCCATGCCAATATCCTCTCTGCCACCTTGTACCCCATACTCAGGGCACCAAGCAGATTTGTCAGGTCCTTAGGCCCCAGGCAGAAGGCCAGGACAAGATCTGCTAAACACTGATATCATCCAGCAGGTAGGGGATTTTCCACTCTGGCCACTGCCACCCACTGCCCAGCCAGAGCTCTGGAGCTTCCCCAAGCCTTataatgggggaggggagggaggactAGAAGTCGACTGGGCCTGGCACAGAAGGGAGGTCCCTACCTGATGGTGTCTCAAGCCGACTCAGCTCCCATTCCTCCCTGCAGTCCCTAGAGGTACATTGGACTCTGAGGTGAAAGACAAGATAGGGAGTGCCTTCCCTGGGTTGGGGCGAGTCCCCATATTTGGAAGAGCAGGTAAATAAAAGTTATAGGATcattggaatcttttttttttttttttttttttttttttttgagatggagtcttgctctctcttggctcaatgcaacctccacctcccgggttcaagcaattctcctgcctcagcctcccaagtagctgggactacaggtgtgtgccaccacacccagctaatttcttatatttttagtagagatggggtctcaccatattggccaggatagtcacaatctcttgacctcatgatccacctgcctcagcctcccaaagtgttgggattacaggctagagccacGCGCCCAGCCTGGGTCATTGGAATCTTGCCAAATCCTTTAATATAACAGAATTCATGGGATGCTGTAAGTCATGTGAAGCCTCCAGATTCCCCAACAAAGGCTTCAGGGACCCTTTTCTTATCTGGTAGGACTCCAGGAGTCTGGCTGCTGCCAGGCTAACCTTCCCCAAACACCCAAGTCCCAACAAATCCCTCTGAGAGTCCCTGACCGACTGCAACAAGCTAGGGCATCCCTGCTTGGCTGCCAGACCGTGGGGCCTACAGCCTCTGCCTACCCAATTGATCTTCTGACAGCTCGGTCAGATCCCAAGTCCTCTCCTGCCTGTGGTCTGCCCTGTCTGCTGCCCCCCATATCTGAAAAACCCACTTTTCTCCCTGCTACATGGTCAAATTCTGCTCTCCCTCAAGGTCTCTCCTCCAAGAGCCAGAGGCCTGCAGTGCCAAAAGATATCTTAGAAGTCTTCCAGGCCACCTCCTGCGAGTACAGAAGCCCCAGGATGCCTGACCTGCTGGCTTTCACCCAAATTCTACCCCTAAATGCTgcacacccagctggtgtccttCCCTTGGTACTGGATCTCACACTATCTGGGACTGGTCTCCAGTTGTTTCCCAGGGCcatgttgtttttttctccataGACTAGAAGCTCCCAGAGAGCAGAGCCCACAGCTTCTGatccctgtgcctggctcagagctCAGGAAATCTCTGAACAATGGATAGAGCTCAGGAGATTGTCTCTCTGGGGCTTAGTTATAGCTTCCATACCCCATTATCCCAGGGTTCTGATTGCTAGCCTATGCCCCTAGAGGATTTTGTCAAATTCTGGGTCCTCAGGTCCCCTCATGGTGGTAGTTCCCAGGCTTTTTCTTGGCGCCTTCTAGTCTCATTTCCTTCAAGCATCATTTGCATGAAAACTCACCAGAAGCCCACTGCTATCTAAATAAAACTCAAACTTGTTATCTTGGCATTCAGGACATTTTCCATTTCCTACATTTCCAAAATCATCTTTTACAACTAACCTACATATacactttgctttctttctccccaGGAGGCCTATTATTTTCTCACCTCCATGCCTTTATCCACGCTATGCCCTCCATCTGAAATACACTTCCTGAGCATAGACACCTGAAAAACCTcctcatccttcaagacccagcACGAATGCCACGAAGTCTTCTCTATTGAGCCCACCTACTCTCAAACTGACTGTTATTGTGgagaattttgcttttgttccctTAAGGTATTTGTTTCATACCATCTTATATTCCAGTGACTTACTCAAAATCCTAAAGCTTTTAACTGGAAGAGGTTTCTTCCTGCACATGTTCCCTTCAATATCACAAACTCATCTTCAGAAGGtctacaaaaatgacaaaataacaaTAGGAATGGGAATGTGTCTAGAAGAGGTGGCAACTACCCAGCATGCACACTGCCACTGCTCATTCGTCACCattggcagacatcactaatcaatcatGTCACTCCCACGGGGCTCAAACATGGCCTTAGAATCCCTCCCTATCTAATGTTCCATGCAGACATTCTCAATGAATCATGACATGACAATCCCCAAGTCCCTTAatggaggattttttttaaattctgcattctaggctgggcacggtggctcatgcctgtaatcccagcactttgggaggccaaggcaggcagatcatttgagttcaggagtttgagaccagcctggccaatatggtgaaaccccgtctctactaaaaatacaaaaattatccaggtgtggtggtgggcacttgtaatcccagttattcgggagactgaggcatgagaatcacttgaacccaggaggtagaggttgcagtgagtcgagatcgtgccattgcacaccagcttgggcaacagagtgagactcagtctcaaaaaaaaattataaataaaataaaataaagaaataaaattctgcatactaaatttatttaaaattctatacataggtcacttttttaaaaaatcaaggcaACTCAAAATTGCAACTATTTGTGGCCTTCTAAATTATCTTCCAGCTCTTATTGTACACACTGAGATGTGAACATAGCTGTGATCATTGTGTAAAGGCAACTATTGTTCTGCCCTTGTCACTTTGGATTACTGCATATACACATTTCTGTGCATTAAGATAGGCCACATTTTTATCACTTTCAGTGGCCACACAGTGCTCTATCATCTTGGTAGCTAAGATTACCTGGCCCTAttcatttgggttatttccaattTCTCACTGCTATCAATAGCACTTGGGCTCACAAGCTAAAAATCATCCAAAGGAGTAGAATAGTGAGCCCTCCATTCTCAGAGTCACTCAAGCAGAGGTTAAAGGAGCACCTTTTGAGGAATACTAGTAGTGGGGTCTCTTGCAGAGGTGTGAGAGTTACATGCCTGTAACTCATAATTACAGaattactgtgcctggcctgatcttgctacagttattttgtagaatgcctCTCAATTTAGGTTATTCTCATGTGTGCTCATATGAGATTAAGGGCATGCATTTTGGGAAGTATGCCACAGAGATGTGCCCTTCTCAGTGCACCGTACCAGGACATACATGATATTGATGTGTCTTATTACTGCTAATTTAACCTGGATCGTGTGGTGAGGTGAGGTCTACCAGATTTCTCTGCAGTAAAGTTACCATTTTTCCACTGGTAATGATTAAGTATCTTCTGGAGAGATACTTTGAGGCTAAGCAAGTATCCTGTTTCTCATCATTCTGCCCATTAATTTTAGCATCCCTTACTGGTTCATGCTTGCAATAGTCATTACAATGGTGCtggtgatttttctatttccatcattccttctacatttattaaataggactCTACTCTAAGGAAGAACTGAACCCAGGGTTTTAAAATGGGCTCTTACACTCCTGCCAAAATATTCCATCACTGAGGATGTGCCAGGCAGGGTACTTTCTATGGGTTTAATCTTGCAATTCTCACAACAATCACACAACATAGGTTACCTTATTCCCATTCTACCATGATAGAATACAGAGGAGTCCATTTTATCTGTCTGTATCTCAAACATCTGAAAATAGATCTCTGTTATGTCTAGACGGATGAATGGAcagataaactatttttttttcctctggtccTTGATTAACATACCTTTGCTTGCAGATGACTGCTTCCTTTCTGGGTTGGTGGAAAGGAGGTTGTATTGGGTGGATGAAGGTGCATTTCGCAGAGCAGCCCAGCTTCAGGAAGGGGAGGGCTAGGGTGGAGCCTTAGGATCAGCTAGAATCTGAGATGCAAACACTACTAGGACCCCTTCTCCATTTCTCATTCCCGCTTCTCTTTGCTttgccctctctcctctctctctttcttctggtAGGTTGGCTTTTTCCATGTAACTGACCAACAGCAGCTGAGTCTTACATTTCCAGAGAAATAATTAATCCAAAATTCCCAGGAAAGTTCTCTGATTGGCCCATCAGAGGTCAGGTGTCCTCTCCTGAATCAGTCAACTATGGCCAGCAGGTAGGATCATATAAGAATTTggtggctggccgggcgcggtggctcacgcctgtaatcccagcactttgggaggccgagacgggcggatcacgaggtcaggagatcgagaccaacctggctaatgttgaaaccccgtctctactaaaaaaaaatacaaaaaactagccgggcgaggtggcgggcacctgtagtcccagctacttgggaggctgaggcaggagaatggtgtaaacctgggaggtggaggttgcagtgagctgagatccggccactgcactccagcctgggcgacagagcgagactccgtctcaaaaaaaaaaaaaaagaatttggtggCTGTCTCAGGAAGCATTTTGAAGAGTGTGGACAGGAGGAGTTCCCAGAAGAAGTAAGGGATGTTTCTGGGAAAACAATATCAGATATATCCACATAGATTTATATCTGATGACTTGTGGACTCTATTCAAATTCTTCTCTCATTCTTCCATGCACATATTAAGGAATGTGATGTATGACATGCAGTTGATTTTAGAAGGCCAATCTCCACCACCTATGAATACTTTGATCCTGACAATTCACTTACCCTTTCTGAGCCTGAGTTTCCTTGACTGTAGAATGGAATAATACCTACCCTGCAGGCTTGCCACAATGATTCAATAAGGCCCTGGTTATGAATGTGCCAGCACAGAGCCGGCCCTTACTATCAGCTGagtattaatctttttctttaaattgggcAGGggggatgggcgcggtggctcaagcctgtaatcccagcactttgggaggccgaggcgggcggatcacaaggtcaggagatcgagaccacagtgaaaccccgtctctactaaaaatacaaaaaattagccgggcgaggtggcgggcgcccgtagtcccagct belongs to Macaca thibetana thibetana isolate TM-01 chromosome 4, ASM2454274v1, whole genome shotgun sequence and includes:
- the PGC gene encoding gastricsin isoform X2 — its product is MKWLVVVLLCLQLLEAAVVKVPLKKFKSIRETMKEKGLLGEFLRTHKYDPAWKYHFGDLSVSYEPMAYMDAAYFGEISIGTPPQNFLVLFDTGSSNLWVPSVYCQSQACTSHSRFNPSESSTYSTNGQTFSLQYGSGSLTGFFGYDTLTVQSIQVPNQEFGLSENEPGTNFVYAQFDGIMGLAYPTLSVDGATTAMQGMVQEGALTSPIFSVYLSDPVLESSGLGPPLTPSRAAPPSSTLQLPGKPLEQTRNILTPFTKTLPVSNLSRKVTSWAWVGLPGTCLPEAGSRGKRRAECGVGVPTTREPPRCQHHLGA
- the PGC gene encoding gastricsin isoform X1 encodes the protein MKWLVVVLLCLQLLEAAVVKVPLKKFKSIRETMKEKGLLGEFLRTHKYDPAWKYHFGDLSVSYEPMAYMDAAYFGEISIGTPPQNFLVLFDTGSSNLWVPSVYCQSQACTSHSRFNPSESSTYSTNGQTFSLQYGSGSLTGFFGYDTLTVQSIQVPNQEFGLSENEPGTNFVYAQFDGIMGLAYPTLSVDGATTAMQGMVQEGALTSPIFSVYLSDQQGSSGGAVVFGGVDSSLYTGQIYWAPVTQELYWQIGIEEFLIGGQASGWCSEGCQAIVDTGTSLLTVPQQYMSALLQATGAQEDEYGQFLVNCNSIQNLPTLTFIINGVEFPLPPSSYILNNNGYCTVGVEPTYLSAQNSQPLWILGDVFLRSYYSVYDLSNNRVGFATAA